The nucleotide sequence CGTGACAATAAAGACGTTAAAGCCGTTGTACTTCGAGTTGACAGCCCAGGTGGTAGCGCATACGCCTCAGAAATTATTCGCCAAGAAGTTGAATTACTAAAAGCAGCCGGAAAACCTGTTGTTGCTTCAATGGGAACTTATGCGGCCTCTGGCGGTTATTGGATATCAGCTTCTGCCGATAAGATTTATGCCTCCCCTACCACTATCACAGGCTCTATAGGTATATTTGGTTTTTTCATGACGTTTGAAAATACTTTAAGTAAATTAGGTATTCATACTGATGGTGTTGGTACCACAGATATTGCTGGCTTTGGTGTAACACGTGCGTTAACTCCGGGCATGGCAGATATTGTGCAATTAAATATAGAGCGTGGTTACCGCGACTTTATCGAGTTGGTGGCAAATAACCGTAATATGACCACTGAACAAGTTGACGCTATTGCCCAAGGTCGAGTTTGGTCAGGTGCAAAAGCTTTAGAGTTAGGCTTAGTTGACGCTTTAGGTAATATTGATAATGCCATTGTAGCTGCAGCCGAATTAGCCCAATTAGAGAGTTACGATACGCTTTTAATTGAAAAAGAAAAAAGCCCTCGTGCATTATTCTTGCAGAGCTTATTTGGCCAAGCCTCAATTTTATTTGGCGCACCATCAGATATAAGCTATAGCAAAAATAGTCTGACTGAGATTATCAGTAAACTGTCACTTGAACTTCAACAATTAGCACAATTAAATGATCCGCAAGGTATCTATTCATTTTGTCTAGCTTGTGAAGTTGAATAGCATAGGTTAGATAAGCTAAGCGCAGCTAATGACATTCAATTGTCATTCAATACTGCCTAATCGTCATTTTATGATCTTAGTTAGCTGCTAATATGAGTTTGTAAGACAAATAAGGCCTCGAATTATCGGGGCTTTTTATTACCCATCATCTAATACTTTCTCGTTAGCCTGTTAAGTTCCTGTGTTACAATCCTGCCTAATTTCAATACCATTTTGGCGTCTGTGCCAATTCTATATTAAGACTTAAGCTATGAGAAAACGCATTTACATCGCCTACACTGGCGGCACCATTGGCATGAAACCGAGTGAAAATGGCTATATCCCACAGAAACAGCATTTAACTGACGCAATAATGAAAATGCCAGATTTTCACCGTGAAGAAATGCCTGAGTTTACCATCAATGAATACCAGCCATTAATAGACTCTTCTGATATGACCCCCGCTGATTGGCAACGTATCGCTAATGATATAAAAAAACATTACGATGACTATGATGGCTTTGTGGTTTTACATGGTACAGATACCATGGCTTATACCAGTTCCGCTTTGTCGTTTATGCTGGAAAATTTAAGTAAACCCGTTATCGTTACCGGCTCGCAAATTCCATTAAGTCAATTACGCTCTGACGGTCAGGAAAATCTATTAAACTCATTGTACATTGCCGCTAATTATCCCATTAATGAAGTTGGCTTATATTTTAGTAACAAGCTTTTCCGAGGTAATCGAAGTATTAAGGCCTATGCTGATGGTTTTGATGCCTTTGATTCGCCAAATTTACCGCCTTTACTTGAAGCTGGGATTAACATTAAATTAATCCAAGGGAAAATTTCAGAGCCGGTATCTCAACCGTTAGCCTTAGCGCAAATTACGCCACAACCTATTGGTGTCGTACATTTGTATCCCGGTATTTCAGTAGATCTCATTAAAAATATTATTAAGCAACCTGTTAAAGCATTGATCATTCGTAGTTATGGCGTTGGTAATGCGCCACAAGACAAAGCCATGCTAGATTGTTTGAAGCAAGCGAATGACAATGGCATTGTTATCGTTAATTGTAGCCAATGTATTAAAGGCACGGTAAACATGAAAGGTTATGCGACCGGTAATGCGCTGAGTAAAATTGGTGTTATTAGCGGTAACGATATGACTTTAGAGGCGACATTAACTAAATTACATTATTTACTAAGCAAAAATTACAGCCATGAAAAAATATGCCGATTATTAGAAGTTAGTTTACGTGGTGAATTAAGTTAAAAATTAGTTTTTGTGTCATAACTGTAATGAATAAACAGCAAAAGGTGAAGCGATTTAATCAATAAGCTAGCATACATAACGTTAGCATTATTTCGCTTTTACCACTTGATAACAAAATTAAGCTTTACAAAAATATGATGCTAATTCGTATATAAACTTAGCTAATCACTAACCATATAATTTAAATTAAATTAAATTAAATTAAATTATTATTTTCTCTTGCCCCTCTCTTTATAAATACCCTGCTTTGGATTAATTACACTCAAAATGCTAACAAGCTTAAAATAATAACTGTTTAGTTCAAATTTAACGCTATCTTACTGAATACAATAGTAATTGTATGAAATTTAAGCGTCGCCATTTTTTACATTACTAGTTACAAACAAGATACAATCCAGCCAAGTAAATCATAAGCAATTGAAAAATAAACATTTAAATATTATTGGTATAAATAGTGCTTATTGGAGGTTTCCCGCTTTTAATCATCAATATAATGTTCAAGGAATCTCTTACATTTATTGATTATATATTGAAAAGCTATTTTAAAATTGTATAAAGGATATACAGACATGAAAAACATTCTTACCGGCGCTGCATTATTATTAGCTAGTTCATCTGCATTTGCAGGTTTAATTCAAACCAGCGATGAATTTGGTACACAAGGTAGCGCAACTGACGTAAATATTACAAACCTTAGCGAAACATTATCGGTTTCAGGATTCGACGCTACTTTAGGAGCACTTAGCAGTGTTACTATTAACCTCTTCGGACAAATTGATAGTGAAGGCTCTATCGAAAACAACGATACATCGGCTGCACGTGCTGCTTTACAAGTTTTGTTAAGTCAAGATTGGTCAGTAACGACTTCTTACGGTGCTCAATACAACTTTGCTAGTGCTTTTACCCCTATTTGGAGTGGTGAAAGCTCTGC is from Colwellia sp. Arc7-635 and encodes:
- the ansA gene encoding asparaginase, which gives rise to MRKRIYIAYTGGTIGMKPSENGYIPQKQHLTDAIMKMPDFHREEMPEFTINEYQPLIDSSDMTPADWQRIANDIKKHYDDYDGFVVLHGTDTMAYTSSALSFMLENLSKPVIVTGSQIPLSQLRSDGQENLLNSLYIAANYPINEVGLYFSNKLFRGNRSIKAYADGFDAFDSPNLPPLLEAGINIKLIQGKISEPVSQPLALAQITPQPIGVVHLYPGISVDLIKNIIKQPVKALIIRSYGVGNAPQDKAMLDCLKQANDNGIVIVNCSQCIKGTVNMKGYATGNALSKIGVISGNDMTLEATLTKLHYLLSKNYSHEKICRLLEVSLRGELS
- a CDS encoding PEP-CTERM sorting domain-containing protein; this translates as MKNILTGAALLLASSSAFAGLIQTSDEFGTQGSATDVNITNLSETLSVSGFDATLGALSSVTINLFGQIDSEGSIENNDTSAARAALQVLLSQDWSVTTSYGAQYNFASAFTPIWSGESSAQGTFTLGQGDVFSYDATSGEMSRSLTFTGNDLSIFTAGNNIDFTFSTDILNNFRNESQGAVNNFTNINTTGSWGKVDVSYNYTSAVTTVSEPGTIAILALGLVGFAAAKRKKSA